Part of the Candidatus Neomarinimicrobiota bacterium genome is shown below.
AGCCCTGAAAGTCATCGAGGACAACCTCGGGGCCACCGCACGCATTCTGCAAGCAATCCTTGGGAACTAGCTATTCCCTTGGGGAGCTGCCTCCCGGACTGTATACCCTGGACCCGGCCGCGGGCAATGCATTGGACGAACTTCTCGCCGCACTGGCGCACGCCGGTCAGGGCTATCTGGTCTTGCCCCATAATATCGCCGACTATCTGATCGCCGGCACAGTGCGCAGAGAGGTGGCGTTTGATCTGGAAAATCTCGGTCTGGCGGGTAGCCAATTGAGTCAGGCCGTCGAGGATATTATCGGGAGCGGCCCATTCAGAAACCGCGAGCAGGCTCCGCTATCCCTCTCCGGCGGGGAGCAGCAACTACTGGCGGTCACAGCTGCCCTACAGCAGGATCGATCCTACCTGTTGGGGTGGTACTGTTTTGACTACGTCAGTGACGCTAATCTGGAGAGCGTCATCCGGCAATTGGTAGCTCATGGCAAGCGCATGCTGGAGTTTACCCACCGCACCAGCCCTGCGCGGTGGCGATTGGCCGGACAGCGGCTGGAAACTTCGCCTGTGCTCCTACCTGACCATGACTGGCCCAGCTGGCCCCGGGCTTTGCCCCAGTGGGGGTTCAAGGCCGCCGGGCTGGCAAAATCCTACCCCAGCTCCAATTTCACCCTCAGTCTGCACAACACGGTCGTAGAGCAGGTGGGGTGCCTGGGCATCCTCGGGGACAACGGTTCGGGCAAATCTACCCTGGCTGACTGCCTGGCCGGTTTGACCGCCTATGAAGGTGAACTACGGGTGACGCTGCCAGCTGCCCCGGACCCAAAATTCGGGTACCTGGTGCAGGGGATTGATGGCTCCCTCAACGGCTTGGGCCGGTCGGATCTGATCCGGCGATTCGTGAGCCATGGTCGCATGACGGACAACGGGAGCGAGCAGGTGGAACGCTTCCTGCTCGCCTCGGACGCCTACCGGCTGCTGGCAGATCTCGATGCCCGGGTAGGTTACCGGCTGGTGGTCATGGCGGCGCTGCTTGTGGGCGACTATGACATCGTCATTCTGGACGAGCCCAGCTACGGGTTACCGGCCCCGAATGTTGCCGAATTCCTGGTACAAGCCTGCGGGGCACTGGGGGCGAAGCCGTTGGTATTAATATCCCACGACCGTAATTTGCTGGCGCCGCTCTGTGATATTATCATTGATCTGGATAGGGGCGCCATCAGTGAGTGAGACGTCGGATCGCGTCGTTACCGTCAGTAATTTGCTCAGCCTGTTTCGGGCGCTCTTGTCGCTGCCTATTATCTGGGCTTTGGAGACCGACCGCATGCAGGCAGTGGCTATCATGGTCGCTCTGGCAGTGCTGTCGGATTTTCTTGATGGCTACCTGGCAAGGCGGGCGGGCGAAATAACCCACGTCGGCAAGCTCCTTGACCCTATCGCCGACAAGATTATCATGATGGCCGTCATGATCTATCTGATATTCGACCCAGTAAGAAGGTTCCCGATCTCCTTTTTTGTTTTGCTTGGGATTCGGGACATAACGCTCTCCAACGTTGCCACCTTTCTCATGGATCGCAAGGCAAAGGTCTTCGAATCCAATGTGCCCGGCAAATGGTTTATTTTCATTACCACGTTGGCTATCATCCTCTACATTGCGAATCTGACGGTGCTGGGTCGCGGCGTCCTGCTCGTGGCAACCGGGCTGATGCTGGTCAGCTGGTACCTTTACATCCGCACCTATTTATCATTTTTCAGAGCCTTGCAACGAGATTGATTGGGGTGGGCAAGGCGTTTCGCGGGGCCCTCAGACGCGCATGAAACTCCCTTGATGGCCGAGTGCCATCCAGCGACGATCCCCTTCAGTGTTTGTGCTGGTGGCCCTCGTGGTTCTCCTCATTGCTAGCTTCAGTCTCAGTTTCCTGTGTAGACCGGCCATGCTCGTGGTTGCTGTGGTTGTGGACCTCGGCAGGCAGGGAATCCAGCTTTACGCCCATGCCATAACGGAACACCAACTCAGCGCCACGGTCTGTGCCAACAACTAGGATGCCCCCTGCCAACAGCAGAAGTGCCGGCCGCACAAGGGGCTTCCAACCGGGAACCCCCAGCCTTGAGCCGGGCCTCGAGATGATGACATTGAGCAGGGCTATGGATACCAGTAGGATCGTGAAAACCACCATTATGTCGCGGTGAATATGCACCAGCTCATGTCCGGGTGCCTCGTGTCCCAGCGTAGTGGCCGCCAGGTAACCCGTAAGGACCGTAACCAGGGCCGCCAGCGCCGCCAGGTAAATCAGCGCCGTGGCAATTTGTCGCCAGAGGTCCTTGTGCCGAATGACGTACAGGCCCTCAAACAGTAGGGCGGAGAGGGTCAGGGCGATGGGGAAGTGGACGAACAGTGGGTGGATGGTAAGGGTGTTTTGGATGCCAGGCATAGGGGACCTTTTTTTATTACGCGGTGATTACAACGATAGATTTCGCAGCCGCAGGGCATTGCCAATGACGGAAACCGAGCTGAAACTCATGGCGGCTGCGGCGATCATGGGGCTGAGCAGCAGCCCAAATAGGGGATAAAGCAGCCCCGCTGCAAGTGGAACCCCCAGGGCATTGTAGCCAAACGCCCAGCCCAGATTTTGTCGGATGTTGCGCATCGTGCCGCGGCTGAGCCGGCGCGCCTTGGCAATGCCCCTCAGATCGCCCTGCACAAGCGTTATGTCAGCGCTTTCCATGGCCACATCCGTGCCGGTGCCCATGGCAATACCCACGTCCGCCAGCGCCAGCGCCGGGGCGTCGTTAATTCCATCACCGGCCATGGCCACGCGATGGCCCTGCTGCTGCAACCTCTGAATGGCCGCACCCTTCTCTTCGGGGAGCACCTCCGCGGAAACGTCATCGATACCCAGTCGTTGTGCAACCGCCTGAGCCGTGGCCTCACTGTCGCCCGTGAGCATGACGATACGCAGACCGTAGCTGCGCAAAGCACTAAGCGCAGCGGGTGCGGTTGCCTTCACCGGATCGGCCACCCCCAACAGTCCCGCAGCGCTACCGTCCACGGCCACATAGACCACCGTTGCGGCCTCTCGCTGACGCTCAGCAGCAGCACGATCCAGAGCGGTGATATCAACACTGAGACCTTCCATGAGGGCCCGATTGCCAACAGCGATGGACTGGCCATCCAAACGACCAGCTACACCCTTGCCGGTAAAGGACTGAAATTCTGACACGGACCGCAAGGCAAGTCCCCTTTCCTCCGCGGCAGCGATGATGGCCGCCGCAAGGGGGTGCTCACTGTGGCGCTCCAGGCTGGCTGCCATCCGCAAGACTTCTCCCTCATCCTGGCCAGTCGCCACAGCAACGGATGTAACGGCGGGCCTGCCCTCAGTGAGGGTCCCGGTCTTGTCGACAACAAGGACATCGACCTGCTCCATGGTCTCCAGCGCCGCGGCATTTTTGATGAGCACACCAGCCCTTGCACCGTGGCCTACGGCTACCATGATGGAGATGGGGGTGGCCAGCCCCAGCGCGCAGGGGCAGGCGATGATCAGTACCGCCACGGCATTGACCAACCCGTAGGCCAGCACCGGCTCCGGTCCCAGCAGCGCCCACAGAACAAACGTAAGCAGAGCGATTCCAATCACGATGGGGACGAAATACCCCGACACCTTATCGGCCAGACGCTGGATGGGCGCCCGCGTCCGTTGGGCCTCACTCACCATGGCGACGATGCGAGCCAGCAGGGTATCGCTGCCCACGCGTTGGGCTTCCATCACAAAGCTGCCAGTGCCGTTGACCGTAGCTCCGGTTACGGCGGCGCCCGTCGCCTTGGCCACGGGGACGGGCTCCCCGGTGATCATGGACTCATCCACCGTACTCTGGCCGTCCACCACGAGGCCGTCCACCGGTACCTTTTCGCCGGGTCTGACGCGCAACCGGTCGCCAGGCCGGACCTGGCTTAAGTGCACGGTTTCTTCGGACCCATCTTGCTTGACCAATAGGGCATTATTGGGCGTCAGGTTAAGCAATGCTTTAATGGCGCTGCCGGTCTGCGCCCGCGCCCGCAACTCCAAGACCTGGCCCAACAGGACCAGGGTGACGATGACCGCCGCCGACTCGAAGTAGACCGCAACCTGTCCGGTCGGTGTTTGAAAGGCCGCCGGAAATATTCCGGGAAGAATGGTCGCTACCGTGCTGTAGGCAAATGCCACGCCGGTGCCTAGAGCGATGAGGGTGAACATGTTCAGGCTGCGGCGCACCACCGAGGCGTAGCCCCGCTGAAAAAACGGGAGGCCGCCCCACAGCACTACCGGGGCCGCCAGGAATAACTGGCCCCAATTGAGCGCGGTGCCTGAAAGCCGGGCGAAAAGTGGGCCGCCGACAATCATCTCCCACATGGTGGCCAGCAGGAGGGGCGCCGTGAGTGCGGTGCTCACCCAGAAACGGCGGCTCATATCATCCAGCTCCGGGTTGTCCTCGTCCTCGGCCGCTGCGGTGCGCGGCTCCAGCGCCATGCCACAGATGGGGCACTGTCCGGGCCCCGCTTGCACTACCTCGGGGTGCATGGGACAGGTGTAGTCACCGGCGCTGGCCGGGGGGGTCGATTCGGGTTCTAAGGCCATGCCGCATTTTGGACAAGCACCAGGTTCGTCATTTTGAACTTCGGGATGCATCGGGCATTGATAAGTCGTCATTGTGATTTCTCCTTTCATAGATCATCAGACGGCCAAATATGCTGATTAAACCGATACGATCCGTTACAGAATTGTGGTAAAAATGTATATCTTTTTGGGGCCAGGCCAAGTCAGGCATGCGGCTCTGCAGGGAGATTGGATTTCAAGTCGCTGGGCTGCCCAACTTATCTATCAGGATGCGGCGCTGAGTTCTAATGGATTTAAAGTGGCTGGGCGTAAGTCCTGTCACGCTCTTAAACTGGCCGGAAAGATGCTGGACGCTGCTGTACCCAACTTGGTACGCAATCTCGCTGAGCGTTAGCTCCTCGTAGACCAGAAGTTCTTTGACGCGCTCAATTTTCTGCAAGATAATGTACTTTTCAATCGTAATCCGCTCTACAGAAGAAAAAAGATTGCTCAGGTACGAGTAATCTCTCCCCACCTCATCAGCGATCACATCGGATAAATTCCTGTTCAAGTTTTCCAGCTGATTTTGGTAGATCAGGTTAATGATAACGATTTTTATTTTTTCGACGAGGCTGGCCTTTTTATCGACAAGGAGCTCGAACCCATTATCCTCGAGAACTCTTCTCACAATTTTCAGGTCAATGTCATCTCGCTGAGACGTGACGACCGCTTTTCCTAATTGGACTTCAAGTGGCGAGAATCCCACGGCCTCCAGCTCCTCCTTCACGACCCGGATACAACGTTCACAAACCATGTTCTTAATGATCAATTCTTGCTTCATCAGGATGCGATGGTCTGTCTGGCCGACTATTTCTCAATCTGCCAGATTTTACCCCCTTTTTCCACGATTGACTCCGCAGTGTTTGCGTTATCTTCATGAATGTGAGGATGCACCATGACCAGCGTCCCATCAGGCAATCTTATTCGGTCAGCATGCCCCGTGAGCCCAGAGCCCAAAGCTGCATCCACCGAAACCGTGTACTTTGTGCCTCCGTGGTCAAATGTGACACCCTTTGGGGCTTCATGGTCCCCTTGCGGATCTTCATGAATGTGATCATGTGGAACATGGTCGTTGTCCATATCATGCACCCTTAGTTATCGGCTTCTGGACTTTAAACTCAGCCCCTGAGTTCGACGCTCACGCCGGGAGATTCAGCCAGAATCCATCTGCCGTATTGATCTAAAGCCCCGGCGGTGATGGCCTTGCGTCTTAAATGTACTTTCGTAAATATCGCTGCAACACGGCAGTAGTAAGTTAAGTTGCGCCACCTCTCTGAGGACGATTTATGCCCCTGTGGGGGAGGCTATTTCCGTTCTGTCCGGCCCACGGCCGTAAGCTTCATACCGCAAACGGCGCAGGAGCCAGCTTGCGTATGACGAACCTCAGGGTGCATGGGGTATGCGTAGATCACGGCTTCGTCGGCTCCAGACGCTGCCCCGCGGGAACCTTTTCGGCCACGGTCCCTTCGGGGGGCTGGTACCAGGCCGCCCCATCGCCGGCCTTTAGATGGTCTCTCACCTTCAAGATTGTGAACATCCCACCCATTTGGATGGCACCGTAGGGCCCGTCCCCGGCCATCATGGGGAGGGTGTTTTCAGGTCCTGCCATGTGCCCCGCCATGGCTTGCATGCCACCCATGCCTGTTCTCTCCATCGCCATGTAGTGCGGCAGAAGCTCCCGAATCTTCTCTTGCACATCTGCCTGGTCGACGCCCAGCATGTTTGGAAGGTCGTGACCCATGGCGTTCATGGGATGGTGTCGTCGATGGCAGTGGAGCGCCCAATCTCCGGGATTGGCGATAAGCTCGATGTCGCGAGTCTGGCCGGGCGCCACCAGTACGGTCGTTTCGGGCCACTGGGCGGAGAGCGGAATATCGCCCCCATCGGTGGCCACCACCTTGAATGAATGACCGTGCAGGTGGATGGGGTGCGTTTCTTGGGCTACGTTGGCAAAGCGGATCCGAATGCGTTCCCCCGTGCGCGCAACCAGGGGTGCGGTCCCAGGATAGGCCCGGCTGTTAAACGTGAAGATATTGAAATCCGTCATGATTTTCGGGTTCGGCCGCGACGAGCCGGGGGCAACGAACCACTCGCTCAAAAAGATGGCGAAGTCACGATCGATCTTCCGTTCCCGCTGCTTGGGGTGGATGATAAAAAAGCCCATCGTTCCCAGACCGATTTGCGTCATCTCGTCTCCATGGGAATGGTACATCTGAGTGCCGTGTTGGCGCAGAGTGAACTCGTAAGCAAAGGTCTCACCAGGGGCAATTCCCCGCTGGGTCAGGCCTTGGACACCGTCCATCCCACTGGGCAGGATGACCCCGTGCCAGTGCACGGCGGTGGGTTCCGGCAGCTGGTTGGTCACCAGGATTCGGACCCGGTCCCCCTCAATCGCCTCAATGGTCGGTCCCGGCGTCTGACCATTGTAGCCCCAGGCCTTGATAACCATCCCCGGAGCTACCTCCCACTGGATTTCTTCGACCACCAAGTGAAACTCCTTTACCCCGTCCACCATTTTCCAGGGGAGCGTGCTGCCGTTGGGCGTTACCACCGGGGTATAGGGCAGGTTCGCTTTGATATTCGTGCCTGGTGGACCGCTCCCTGCTAAGGGGATGGTCCCGAGCATCAAGACCAGGGCAACAGCTGCGCCGAGCGGTGTGAAGGAAAAATGAAAGTGGTGCTTCTTCATCGTGGCTTACCTCCTTGATGATGGTGGTGCTCTTCAGGTGGTTTCTCTGGTTCGTCGTGCTGCATGTGGTGCTCCTCAGGCGGTTTCTTTGGTTCGTCGTGCTGCATGTGGTGCTCCTCAGGCGGTTTCTCTGGTTCATCGTGCTGCATGTGGTGCTCCTCAGGCGGTATCTCTGACTCGTCATTTTTCATTGGCGTTCCGTCGTCTCGGGTGAGAGTTGACAACCTTCCACCCACAGCTCGCTCCAGCTCAGACTGGGCGACCCAGTAGTCCGTTAACGCCTCTATGTATTGGCTTCGCACATCGATTTCATTCCTTTTGGCCTGCAGCAGGGCGTAGACCCCCTTGAGCATGTAGTTATAATGCCGTTGTGATAAATGAACCACCTGCTCGTGTAGCGGGATGATGTTATCCCGATAGTATTCCACCCTCGCTCGGGCGGCAAGCAACTGACTCCGGTGAATCCGCACCTCTGAGCGTACCTGCCGTTCCATGGCTTCCAGCTGCTTCTTGCTTTGCCTCAGTTGGCTCTGAATTCGGGCGCTTGCCGCCTGCCCCCGATCGAAGATGGGGATACCGATCTCCACTGTAGGACCCAGCAAGTTGGGCCGATCCGCCTCTCGCTCAGTATTCACGCCCAGCGTTACGGGCGAAACCACTCCAAATCGAGCCAGCGATAACGCCCGCTGAAGAATCTGGGTTTGTTGGCGCGCGGCAGCCAAATCCAAGCGTTGAGAAATAGCCCGATCTTCCAGTGCTCCCGAGGGGGGTTCCTGATGGGGAAGCTCGGGCAGAACAGCCTTGATCTTCCAAATATTATCAGGCTCCGCGAGACCCATGAGGCTGCTCAAACGCTCACGTTTGGCGACGATCCCAGCCTCGCTTTGCATGAGCCTGACCTTTGCCTCATGGAAGGCCGCCCGCTGGTTCGATAGGTCCAAAATGCTAATGTTACCGGCCATGTGCTGGTGCTCGGCCAACTCCGAGGCAGATTCAGCGGCTTGCACAACGGTCCGCTGCATAGCTAGGAGCTGCTGATCACCCTGCAGCGTGTAATACGTCGAGCGTACTTCTAGGGCCAAGTTCAGCACGGCGCTTCCGACGTTGAAGCCAGCCTGTTTAAACTTCTCCGATGCGAGTTTTTTGCGCGCAGGTAGAAGTATAATGTCCAGGAAATTCTGCTCCACGGAAAACTCCGTGTTGTTGCTCCCTTCCTGAGCCGGAAAGCGAACGCGGGCAGCAAAGACGGGATTTTTCAGTAGACCGGCTTGCACCACATCGGCCTGGGCGATGCCGAGGTCTTCGAAGGTCGCCTGAAGGGAAGGGTTGTTCAGGAGGGCGACCTGCACGGCCTCATCCGCTGAGAGTTTTTTGCTCAACATCGACTGAATTTGTTCCACGACTTCACGGTCCTCAGGCTTTCCCTGGATCCAATGGATGTGTGCTCCCGACCGTGTTTCAACCTGTTCTTGCACACCACGGAACCCGCCGTCCAAGGGGACGGACGCACAACTGGAAACGATGAACAGGCCGGCAAACGCCCTGACAGCTGTCCAAACATGATACTTCATACGGGCAACCTACATTTAGCGATGATACGTCCCAACAGAGGGCCAAAGACCGCTGCCACGCACCCGCTCATGGGCGGCCAAAGCGCTTTGCCCGGCTGCCTTGAGCGCCTGGTCGGTGCGAAAGAGTAGCTCCACATCTGGAGGTAGCGGCGCCGCAGCCTTCGATCCGCCTGGCTGGGCCGGACGCAGGCCGGCGAGCAACCCCGCGCACTGTGCCCAACAGGGCAGCCCGGGGAATTTGAGGACCGCTGGGCTCCAGTCATATCCGACCAGCTGGTGAGAAAAATCTTGGGAAGTCATACTACCTCGACAGTCGACAATAATTAGCAGTTGGCCACCGGTGTTTGTCAGCAACCGGCGATCCAGGAATCGGACGATCGAGGCTAGGCTAAATCAGAAGGGGAATAAGCTGGGGGGGATGAAAGGTCCGGGCGAAATCGACCCTCCCCGTCAGGGCGAAGGCTAAGCTTGCGCTGGCTCCTGCCGGGTAGAGCACGCTATACGTCGGCAAGGCTGCGCTCTTGTACTGTGGCGATACAACTGCCGGAACCGCATGAGGTGCCACTTCTACATCCATAGCGAAGCATGCCTGCATGGACATTTCCGAGTGGCAGACGCCCACTTCCACCATGCAGCAGGGGCTCTCGCAGTCCGCCTGAGACGCCAGCAACGGTGACACGAGCGGAGCGATCCAGATCAGAAGTGCAAGGGTGGCTTTGGGTTTCATCCTGGCCTGAAGTTACTGCTAATTTCAATTTGCCAGCAAACGGATTGTTCCGTGCCGAGAGGGGGTTGCCGCCCTCAGACCGGGTGGCAAACCACTGGTCACCAGCCCTTGCGCAGCCTAATTTCACCCGTCGTCCGCCCGGGATATCGAGGATAAACGTGCTCAAACCGCCCAAAACAATCACGCGCAAGGAACTCAAGCGCGACCCGCTCATGGAGGCACTTTACAAGTTGCGTCAGGTCTGGCTGGCTAAGCGAACTCGCATCGTCCGGTACGGCGGCGGCGGCGCGGCACTGCTAGTCGTCGTCTTTCTAGCCACCCTTGACCCCCCCCTCTGGCGCGTGGGGCAAGATGAAAAGGCAAGTGGAGCCGTGGGCATCAGTTTTATTGAGTACAGCCGGGGGAACTACAACACGGTTATTGCGCAGCTCAGCCCCTACGTGGAGGAATATCGCGGCCTCAAGTCCTTTGCCAATGGGTTGTTCCTGCTGGCACGGTCCGAGCTGCACGTGGGCGATTCTACCCGCGCGGAAACCCACTTCCGGCTCTACCTGGACGAATACGGCAGCGATCCGTTGGGGAAGTCGGGTGCGCTGGCAGGACTGGGCGTGATTGTTGAGGGGCGCGGCGACTATTTGGAAGCCTCGGACCTATTTGAGCAGGCGAGGCGTTCGGCTCCAACCGCCTCCCTCCGGTGGCAATATGCCCTCCATGCCGGTCGCGACCTGCTGCTGGCTGATCTACCCGCTGAGGCCCTTGAAATTCTCGAGCCGTTGCTTGAGGAGGAAAATATGGGTTTCCAGAAGCGCTATGAGGTCCTCTCCCTTGTATCCACAGCAAGAGCATTGCTCACGGGGGGCCGGGACGCTTAACTCCTTGCTGACAGTAATGCGAAACCGTAAATTGTGGGCTGGAAAGTGGGTCGGGCGACCCACTTTCTTTTTATGAAAGTATGGCAGAGGTGCTTGATATAGGTGATTATCTCTTGGGCAAGGCCCTGGGGGCGGACGTACATGTTTTAGCCGCCAGCATGAGCGATGGGGGCGCCCGTCCGGTTGTGAGAATTATAGTGGATACTCCCGGTGGCATCACGATCGATGAAATTGCCGACTTAACCCGGCGGCTCAAGGCCGATGAAGGCCTGGCAGAGCAGCTTGGCAGCGCTGAATTCGGGCTCGAGATCACCTCGCCCGGCATCCATGCGGGCCTGACTGAGCAGTGG
Proteins encoded:
- a CDS encoding CDP-alcohol phosphatidyltransferase family protein, coding for MSETSDRVVTVSNLLSLFRALLSLPIIWALETDRMQAVAIMVALAVLSDFLDGYLARRAGEITHVGKLLDPIADKIIMMAVMIYLIFDPVRRFPISFFVLLGIRDITLSNVATFLMDRKAKVFESNVPGKWFIFITTLAIILYIANLTVLGRGVLLVATGLMLVSWYLYIRTYLSFFRALQRD
- a CDS encoding copper-translocating P-type ATPase; translation: MTTYQCPMHPEVQNDEPGACPKCGMALEPESTPPASAGDYTCPMHPEVVQAGPGQCPICGMALEPRTAAAEDEDNPELDDMSRRFWVSTALTAPLLLATMWEMIVGGPLFARLSGTALNWGQLFLAAPVVLWGGLPFFQRGYASVVRRSLNMFTLIALGTGVAFAYSTVATILPGIFPAAFQTPTGQVAVYFESAAVIVTLVLLGQVLELRARAQTGSAIKALLNLTPNNALLVKQDGSEETVHLSQVRPGDRLRVRPGEKVPVDGLVVDGQSTVDESMITGEPVPVAKATGAAVTGATVNGTGSFVMEAQRVGSDTLLARIVAMVSEAQRTRAPIQRLADKVSGYFVPIVIGIALLTFVLWALLGPEPVLAYGLVNAVAVLIIACPCALGLATPISIMVAVGHGARAGVLIKNAAALETMEQVDVLVVDKTGTLTEGRPAVTSVAVATGQDEGEVLRMAASLERHSEHPLAAAIIAAAEERGLALRSVSEFQSFTGKGVAGRLDGQSIAVGNRALMEGLSVDITALDRAAAERQREAATVVYVAVDGSAAGLLGVADPVKATAPAALSALRSYGLRIVMLTGDSEATAQAVAQRLGIDDVSAEVLPEEKGAAIQRLQQQGHRVAMAGDGINDAPALALADVGIAMGTGTDVAMESADITLVQGDLRGIAKARRLSRGTMRNIRQNLGWAFGYNALGVPLAAGLLYPLFGLLLSPMIAAAAMSFSSVSVIGNALRLRNLSL
- a CDS encoding helix-turn-helix domain-containing protein — protein: MKQELIIKNMVCERCIRVVKEELEAVGFSPLEVQLGKAVVTSQRDDIDLKIVRRVLEDNGFELLVDKKASLVEKIKIVIINLIYQNQLENLNRNLSDVIADEVGRDYSYLSNLFSSVERITIEKYIILQKIERVKELLVYEELTLSEIAYQVGYSSVQHLSGQFKSVTGLTPSHFKSIRTQRRILIDKLGSPAT
- a CDS encoding copper oxidase, which produces MKKHHFHFSFTPLGAAVALVLMLGTIPLAGSGPPGTNIKANLPYTPVVTPNGSTLPWKMVDGVKEFHLVVEEIQWEVAPGMVIKAWGYNGQTPGPTIEAIEGDRVRILVTNQLPEPTAVHWHGVILPSGMDGVQGLTQRGIAPGETFAYEFTLRQHGTQMYHSHGDEMTQIGLGTMGFFIIHPKQRERKIDRDFAIFLSEWFVAPGSSRPNPKIMTDFNIFTFNSRAYPGTAPLVARTGERIRIRFANVAQETHPIHLHGHSFKVVATDGGDIPLSAQWPETTVLVAPGQTRDIELIANPGDWALHCHRRHHPMNAMGHDLPNMLGVDQADVQEKIRELLPHYMAMERTGMGGMQAMAGHMAGPENTLPMMAGDGPYGAIQMGGMFTILKVRDHLKAGDGAAWYQPPEGTVAEKVPAGQRLEPTKP
- a CDS encoding TolC family protein — its product is MKYHVWTAVRAFAGLFIVSSCASVPLDGGFRGVQEQVETRSGAHIHWIQGKPEDREVVEQIQSMLSKKLSADEAVQVALLNNPSLQATFEDLGIAQADVVQAGLLKNPVFAARVRFPAQEGSNNTEFSVEQNFLDIILLPARKKLASEKFKQAGFNVGSAVLNLALEVRSTYYTLQGDQQLLAMQRTVVQAAESASELAEHQHMAGNISILDLSNQRAAFHEAKVRLMQSEAGIVAKRERLSSLMGLAEPDNIWKIKAVLPELPHQEPPSGALEDRAISQRLDLAAARQQTQILQRALSLARFGVVSPVTLGVNTEREADRPNLLGPTVEIGIPIFDRGQAASARIQSQLRQSKKQLEAMERQVRSEVRIHRSQLLAARARVEYYRDNIIPLHEQVVHLSQRHYNYMLKGVYALLQAKRNEIDVRSQYIEALTDYWVAQSELERAVGGRLSTLTRDDGTPMKNDESEIPPEEHHMQHDEPEKPPEEHHMQHDEPKKPPEEHHMQHDEPEKPPEEHHHHQGGKPR